In Phreatobacter cathodiphilus, the genomic window TCAATCCCAAGTCCGGCGAGATCCGCCTCTCCCGCCTGCTGCAGGTGGTCGACGAGGTCGAGAACGTCGCCATCCAGATCGCCACCGAGGAGGCCCGCCGCAAGAACCCGGCCGCCCAGCCCGGCGACTGGATCGCCGAGACCCTGCCGCCCTTCGACTTCGGCCGCATCGCCGCCCAGTCGGCCAAGCAGGTCATCGTCCAGAAGGTCCGCGAGGCCGAGCGTGACCGCCAGTTCGACGAGTACAAGGACCGCGTCGGCGAGATCGTCTCGGGCCTCGTCAAGCGCGTCGAATACGGCAACGTCGTCGTCGACCTCGGCCGCGGCGAGGCGATCATCCGCCGCGACGAGCTGATCCCGCGCGAGATGTTCCGCAACGGCGACCGCGTCCGCGCCTATCTCTTCGACGTCCGCCGCGAGCAGCGCGGCCCGCAGATCTTCCTCTCGCGCACCCATCCCCAGTTCATGGCCAAGCTCTTCGGCCAGGAAGTGCCGGAGATCTATGACGGCATCGTCGAGATCAAGGCGGTCGCCCGCGATCCCGGCTCGCGTGCCAAGATCGCCGTCGTCTCCCGCGATTCCTCCATCGACCCGGTCGGCGCCTGCGTCGGCATGCGCGGCTCGCGCGTCCAGGCCGTGGTCGCCGAACTGCAGGGCGAGAAGGTCGACATCATCCCCTGGAACCCGGACATCGCCACCTTCGTGGTCAACGCGCTGGCCCCCGCCGAGGTCGCCAAGGTCGTGCTCGACGAGGACCGCGAGCGCATCGAGGTGGTCGTTCCCGATCCGCAGCTCTCGCTCGCCATCGGCCGCCGCGGCCAGAACGTGCGCCTCGCCTCCCAGCTCACCGGCTGGGACATCGACATCCTCACCGAGGCCGAGGAGAGCGAGCGCCGCCAGGCCGAGTTCGAGGCCCGCACCAAGCTGTTCATGGGCGCCCTCGACGTCGACGAGGTCGTCGGCCAGCTCCTCACCTCCGAGGGCTTCCGCTCGGTCGAGGAGATCGCCTATGTCGAACTCTCCGACCTCGCCTCCATCGAGGGCTTCGACGAGGAGACCGCGCAGGAGCTGCAGCGCCGCGCCCTCGACACCATCGCCCGCATCGAGGCCGAGCACGACGCCCGCCGCAAGGAGCTCGGCGTCGCCGACGACCTGCGCCAGGTCGACGGCCTGACCACCGCCATGATGGTCAAGCTCGGCGAGAACGACGTGAAGTCGCTGGAGGACTTCGCCGGCTGCGTGCCCGACGATCTGGTCGGCTGGACCGAGCGCAAGGACGGCCAGTCGGTGAAGAACGCCGGCTTCCTCGACGGCTTCGAACTGACCAAGGACGAAGCCGAGGCAATGATCATGCAGGCCCGCGTCAAGGCCGGCTGGATCGAGGCGCCCGAGGCCGCCGAAGAGGCCGAGGCCGAGACGGCCGAAGCCGAAGCCTGAGCCGGGGAGATGAGCAGGAGTGGACACCGCGGTGGAGAACGACGCGCCTGAGCCGGAACTGGACGGCGGGCCCCTGACGGGGCGCGCCGGCAGCGAGCGCACGTGCATCGTCAACCGCCGCGCCTCCTCGCCCGAAGGGCTCCTGCGTTTCGTCGTCGGTCCGGACGGCACCGTCGTGCCGGACCTCAAGGCGCGCCTGCCCGGCCGCGGCGCCTGGGTCACCGCCACCCGCGCCGCCCTGGCCGCGGCCGTGAAGCGCAAGCTCTTCGCCCGCGCTTTCCGCAGCGAGGTGACCGTTCCCGCCGACCTGCCCGATCTCGTCGATCGGCTGCTGGAGGCCCAGGCCCTCGCCTCGCTCTCCCTCGCCAACAAGGCGGGCGCGGTGGTGGCCGGCTTCTCCAAGGTCGAGGCGGCGCTCTCCGGCGACGAGGCCGCAGGCCTTATTCATGCCGCGGATGCCAGCGATGATGGCGTTCGCAAGCTCGGCCAGGTCCTGCGTCGCCTCTACGGTGACGAGCCAGACACGTTGCCGCGGGTGACGGCGTTCACCTCGCTGCAATTGGATTTGGCATTGGGGCGCATGAATGTGATACATGCTGCGCTGCTCGCCGGCGGGCCGAGCGAAAATGCACTCGCGCGCTGCACGGCCCTCGAGACCTACCGCACCGGTGACGTGACCGGAGGTGGGTCTCCGGCTTCCGTCAACGAGCCGAAACACCGAATTTCCAGGACCCAGCCGCCTGGGGCAGGACCAGAACCGAATGACCGATGAGAAGACCTCCGGCGACAAGACCATCAGCCTGACGGGGAAGACCCTCAGCCTGAAGAAGCCCGCCGGTAACGAACAGAGCATGGTTCGCCAGAGCTTCAGCCACGGCCGCACCAAGACGGTGGTGGTGGAGAAGGTCTCGGCGAAGCCGCGCTCGTTCGCGCCGCCGCGTCCGGCTGCGCCCGCTCCGGCAGCCGCCCCCGCCGCCGAGAAGCCGCGCGCGCCCGCACCCGCCGCTGCCGCCCCGGCTGCGCCGAAGCCGCAGGCTCCCGGCATGGTCCTGCGCACCCTGTCCGACGAGGAGCGCGAGGCCCGCGACCGCGTGCTCGCGGAAGCCCGCGCCCGCGAGGCGGAAGAGCGCAAGATGTCGGCCGAGGAACAGGCCCGCCGCGCCGAGGACGAGGCGCGCCGCGCCGCCGAGCGCGCCGAGCAGGACCGCCGCCAGCGCGAGGAAGACGAGCGCCGCCGTGCCGAGGAAGAGGCGCGCCGCCGCGCCGAGTGGGAATCGCGCCGCCGCACCGGCGACGAGAACCGTCCGCGCAGCCTCGACGACATCGGCCGCGCCCCGCGCCCGGCCGCGCCGGCCGAAACCGCCCCGCCCGTGGAGGCCCGCAGCCCCGCGCCTCAGCGCCCGCAGGGCGACCGTCCCGGCTTCGGCGACCGCCCGCCGCGCGACGCCTATCCGCCCCGTCCGCAGGGCGACCGTCCCTATGGTGACCGCCCGCCGCGTCCCCAGGGCGACCGTCCCGGCTTCGGCGACCGTCCGCCGCGCGACGCCTATCCGCCCCGTCCGCAGGGCGACCGTCCCTATGGCGACCGTCCGCCGCGCCCGCAGGGCGACCGCCCCTTCGGCGATCGTCCGCCGCGTCCGCCCGGCGACCGTCCCTTCGGTGACCGTCCGCCGCGCGAGGGTGGCTATGCCCCGCGTCCGGCCGGCGATCGTCCTCCCTATGGCGACCGTCCGCAGGGCGACCGTCCCTTCGGCGATCGTCCGCCGCGCCTCGACGGCCGCCCGCCGCGGCTCGACGGCCCGCGCCCGCCGCGCCAGTTCGGTGCGCCGGCCGCCAGTGCCATTCCGACCCGCCCCGAGGGTGCCGGCCCGATGCGGTCGGGTCCCCCCTCCGCCGGACGCCCCCGCACCGCGGGAGACGACGATGACGGTCCGCGCGGCGTTCGTCGCGGGCCTGGCGGCAAGGCCGCGACGCCCGCGGCCCGCCCCGAGCGCCCGACGGCCGACGCCCCGAGCCGTGGCCGCCTGACGGTCACCAATGCGCTCGAGGATGCCTCCGACCGCATGCGCTCCGAAGCCTCGTTCCGCCGGCGCGTCCAGCGCATGACCGGGCGCCGGCCGACCGAGCAGAAGGAAAAGATCTTGCGTGAGGTGACGATCCCCGAGACCATCACCATCGCCGATCTCGCCAACCGCATGTCGGAGCGTGCCGTCGACATCATCCGCATGCTCATGAAGCAGGGCGCGATGCACAAGATCACCGACGTGATCGATGCCGACACCGCCCAGCTCATCGCCGAGGAACTCGGCCACACGGTCCGCCGCGTCGCCGAATCCGACGTCGAGGAAGGCCTGTTCGACAGCCCGGATCCGGAGGAGATGCTGGAGTCGCGTGCTCCCGTCGTCACCATCATGGGCCACGTCGACCACGGCAAGACCTCGCTGCTCGACGCCCTGCGCAAGACCAACGTCGTCTCCGGCGAAGCCGGCGGCATCACCCAGCACATCGGCGCCTATCAGGTGCAGACGCCGCTCGGCGGTCTCGTCACCTTCATCGACACGCCCGGCCACGCCGCCTTCACCGCCATGCGCGCCCGCGGCGCCAAGGTGACGGACATCGTGGTGCTGGTCGTGGCGGCGAACGACTCGGTCATGCCGCAGACGGTCGAGGCCATCAATCACGCCAAGGCCGCCAAGGTCCCGCTGATCGTGGCGATCAACAAGATCGACCTGCCCGACGCCCGTCCCGAGAAGGTCAAGACAGACCTCCTCCAGTACGAGGTGCAGCTCGAAAGCCTCGGCGGCGACGTGCTCGAGGTCGAACTCTCGGCCAAGACCGGGCAGAACCTCGACAAGCTGCTGGAGCTCATCCAGCTCCAGGCCGAGGTGCTCGAGCTGAAGGCGAACCCCTTCCGCCTCGCCGAGGGCACGGTCATCGAGGCCAAGCTCGACCGCGGTCGCGGCCCCGTCGCCACCGTGCTGATCCAGCGCGGCACCATGCATCCCGGCGACATCATCGTCGCCGGCGCGGAATGGGGACGCGTGCGCGCCCTCATCAACGACAAGGGCGAGTCGACCGACGGTGCCGGTCCCTCCGTTCCGGTCGAGGTGCTCGGCTTCAACGGCACGCCGGAGGCGGGTGACCGCGTCGCGGTGGTCGAGAACGAGGCCCGCGCCCGCGAGATCACCGACTACCGCTCCAACCTGAAGCGGGAGAAGGCGGCAGCGCGCCTCGGCGCCGGTCGTTCGTCCCTCGCCGACATGATGAGCCAGCTCAAGGCCGGCGCGGGCAAGAAGGAATTCCCGCTGATCATCAAGGGCGACGTGCAGGGTTCGGTGGAGGCCATCGTCGGCGCTCTCGCCAAGCTCGGCAACGACGAGGTGGCGGCCCGCGTCATCCTGTCGGGCGTCGGCGGCATCACCGAGAGCGACGTCGGCCTCGCGCAGACGGCCGGCTCGGTCATCATCGGCTTCAACACGCGCGCCCACAAGGAAGCGCGTGCCGCCGCCGAGCAGGCCGGGATCGAGATCCGCTACTACAACATCATCTACGACCTGGTGGACGACATCAAAGCCGCCATGTCCGGCCTGCTCGCGCCCGAACTGCGCGAGACCATGCTGGGCAATGCCGAGATCCTGGAGGTGTTCAACATCACCAAGGT contains:
- the infB gene encoding translation initiation factor IF-2 — translated: MTDEKTSGDKTISLTGKTLSLKKPAGNEQSMVRQSFSHGRTKTVVVEKVSAKPRSFAPPRPAAPAPAAAPAAEKPRAPAPAAAAPAAPKPQAPGMVLRTLSDEEREARDRVLAEARAREAEERKMSAEEQARRAEDEARRAAERAEQDRRQREEDERRRAEEEARRRAEWESRRRTGDENRPRSLDDIGRAPRPAAPAETAPPVEARSPAPQRPQGDRPGFGDRPPRDAYPPRPQGDRPYGDRPPRPQGDRPGFGDRPPRDAYPPRPQGDRPYGDRPPRPQGDRPFGDRPPRPPGDRPFGDRPPREGGYAPRPAGDRPPYGDRPQGDRPFGDRPPRLDGRPPRLDGPRPPRQFGAPAASAIPTRPEGAGPMRSGPPSAGRPRTAGDDDDGPRGVRRGPGGKAATPAARPERPTADAPSRGRLTVTNALEDASDRMRSEASFRRRVQRMTGRRPTEQKEKILREVTIPETITIADLANRMSERAVDIIRMLMKQGAMHKITDVIDADTAQLIAEELGHTVRRVAESDVEEGLFDSPDPEEMLESRAPVVTIMGHVDHGKTSLLDALRKTNVVSGEAGGITQHIGAYQVQTPLGGLVTFIDTPGHAAFTAMRARGAKVTDIVVLVVAANDSVMPQTVEAINHAKAAKVPLIVAINKIDLPDARPEKVKTDLLQYEVQLESLGGDVLEVELSAKTGQNLDKLLELIQLQAEVLELKANPFRLAEGTVIEAKLDRGRGPVATVLIQRGTMHPGDIIVAGAEWGRVRALINDKGESTDGAGPSVPVEVLGFNGTPEAGDRVAVVENEARAREITDYRSNLKREKAAARLGAGRSSLADMMSQLKAGAGKKEFPLIIKGDVQGSVEAIVGALAKLGNDEVAARVILSGVGGITESDVGLAQTAGSVIIGFNTRAHKEARAAAEQAGIEIRYYNIIYDLVDDIKAAMSGLLAPELRETMLGNAEILEVFNITKVGKVAGCRVTDGRVERGANVRLIRDSVVVHEGKLSTLKRFKDEVKEVQVGQECGMAFESYQDMRAGDVIECYRVEEIKRSL
- the nusA gene encoding transcription termination factor NusA, with product MAVSANRLELLQIADAVAREKQIDRQIVLEAMEDAIQKAARSRYGQETEVRAEINPKSGEIRLSRLLQVVDEVENVAIQIATEEARRKNPAAQPGDWIAETLPPFDFGRIAAQSAKQVIVQKVREAERDRQFDEYKDRVGEIVSGLVKRVEYGNVVVDLGRGEAIIRRDELIPREMFRNGDRVRAYLFDVRREQRGPQIFLSRTHPQFMAKLFGQEVPEIYDGIVEIKAVARDPGSRAKIAVVSRDSSIDPVGACVGMRGSRVQAVVAELQGEKVDIIPWNPDIATFVVNALAPAEVAKVVLDEDRERIEVVVPDPQLSLAIGRRGQNVRLASQLTGWDIDILTEAEESERRQAEFEARTKLFMGALDVDEVVGQLLTSEGFRSVEEIAYVELSDLASIEGFDEETAQELQRRALDTIARIEAEHDARRKELGVADDLRQVDGLTTAMMVKLGENDVKSLEDFAGCVPDDLVGWTERKDGQSVKNAGFLDGFELTKDEAEAMIMQARVKAGWIEAPEAAEEAEAETAEAEA
- a CDS encoding RNA-binding protein yields the protein MDTAVENDAPEPELDGGPLTGRAGSERTCIVNRRASSPEGLLRFVVGPDGTVVPDLKARLPGRGAWVTATRAALAAAVKRKLFARAFRSEVTVPADLPDLVDRLLEAQALASLSLANKAGAVVAGFSKVEAALSGDEAAGLIHAADASDDGVRKLGQVLRRLYGDEPDTLPRVTAFTSLQLDLALGRMNVIHAALLAGGPSENALARCTALETYRTGDVTGGGSPASVNEPKHRISRTQPPGAGPEPNDR